In Oncorhynchus clarkii lewisi isolate Uvic-CL-2024 chromosome 2, UVic_Ocla_1.0, whole genome shotgun sequence, one DNA window encodes the following:
- the LOC139377747 gene encoding GATA zinc finger domain-containing protein 14-like translates to MDMSSNMNNNMSSNMNSNMSSNMNSKMNSNMSSNKNSNMSSNMSSNMSSKMSRNISSNMNSNMSSNMSSNISSNMNSNMSSNMNSNMSSNISSNMNSNMSSNMNSNMSSNMSSNMSSKMSHNISSNMNSNMSSNMSSNMNSNMSSNMNSNMNSNMNSNMSSNMSSNMSNNMSSNMKSNISSNMNSNMNSNMSSNMNSNISSNMNSNMNSNMSSNISSNMSSKMSSNISSNMNSNMNSNMNSNMSSNMSSNMSNNMSSNMNSNISSNMNSNMNSNMNSNMNRNRNSNMTSNMTSNMNSSMSNNISRSMSNNMSSNINSNMNSNMNSNMNGNMNSNMSSNMSSNMNSNMNSNTSSKMNTSMSNNISRNMSNNMSSNMNSNMNSNMNSNMNINMNSNMNSNMNRNSNMNSNMSSNMSNNISRNISSNMNRKSTHHSPTVIMIPSTVNNR, encoded by the coding sequence ATGGACATGAGCAGCAACATGAACAACAACATGAGCAGCAACATGAACAGCAACATGAGCAGCAACATGAACAGCAAAATGAACAGCAACATGAGCAGCAACAAGAATAGCAACATGAGCAGCAACATGAGCAGCAACATGAGTAGCAAAATGAGCCGCAACATTAGCAGCAACATGAACAGCAACATGAGCAGCAACATGAGCAGCAACATTAGCAGCAACATGAACAGCAACATGAGCAGCAACATGAACAGCAACATGAGCAGCAACATTAGCAGCAACATGAACAGCAACATGAGCAGCAACATGAACAGCAACATGAGCAGCAACATGAGCAGCAACATGAGTAGCAAAATGAGCCACAACATTAGCAGCAACATGAACAGCAACATGAGCAGCAACATGAGCAGCAACATGAACAGCAACATGAGCAGCAACATGAACAGCAACATGAACAGCAATATGAACAGCAACATGAGCAGCAACATGAGTAGCAACATGAGCAACAACATGAGCAGCAACATGAAAAGCAACATTAGCAGCAACATGAACAGCAACATGAACAGCAACATGAGCAGCAACATGAACAGCAACATTAGCAGCAACATGAACAGCAACATGAACAGCAACATGAGCAGCAACATTAGCAGCAATATGAGCAGCAAAATGAGCAGCAACATAAGCAGCAACATGAACAGCAACATGAACAGCAATATGAACAGCAACATGAGCAGCAACATGAGTAGCAACATGAGCAACAACATGAGCAGCAACATGAACAGCAACATTAGCAGCAACATGAACAGCAACATGAACAGCAACATGAACAGTAACATGAACAGGAATAGGAACAGCAACATGACCAGCAACATGACCAGCAACATGAACAGCAGCATGAGTAACAACATCAGCAGAAGCATGAGCAACAACATGAGCAGCAACATAAACAGCAACATGAACAGCAACATGAACAGTAACATGAACGGCAACATGAACAGCAACATGAGCAGCAACATGAGCAGCAACATGAACAGCAACATGAACAGCAACACGAGCAGCAAAATGAACACAAGCATGAGTAACAACATCAGCAGAAACATGAGCAACAACATGAGCAGCAACATGAACAGCAACATGAACAGCAACATGAACAGCAACATGAACATCAACATGAACAGCAACATGAACAGTAACATGAACAGGAACAGCAACATGAACAGCAACATGAGCAGCAACATGAGTAACAACATCAGCAGAAACATTAGCAGCAACATGAACAGAAAGAGCACACATCACTCACCCACTGTAATTATGATCCCGAGCACTGTCAACAACAGATAA